The stretch of DNA CTGGTAGCAGCTTGATTCCATCATGTAGCATCCAAAAGTTCATCAGCTTTCATCTATCTGTTTCTAGATCTTGTGCATCTATAGTATACATTTAGTTATCCATTGTGGATCAGCAGAGCTAGCTTGGAGGTCCTAAGTTGCTTAGTTATCCATCTTAGTTTGCACTGAAGCATGACCATTAATGCACTATGATGCTGGGACTTTATTGTTTATTGATCATTCTAAAGCTTGCTCGTGCAAATTGTACTGTTTGTTAGCTATGAATATATTATCATTGTTGGCATCCTTGAGGTTTGCCTACTGTATTTAGGTGTTCAGATCCCTATTTTGCAGGGAAAACGATGTGtgattaaatttcaaaaaggaAAACGATGCACGATTAAATTtcataatctctctctctctcattcatgGAATATGATCCATCTTCAAAAGGGAATGAAAAAAGAACGAGTTTGCTATTATACTTCTATAATAGTAAGTCGGTCAGCATCctgttgcttttgttttttccccCTCTTCCCCTTACTTCCATTTTTCCAAGGTAACTAATTTATGTGCTATCTTTAATGATGATAACGAGAATCATATTTCTATCAACCTTCATTTTATGTGTTGTCTTTGGGTTTTTATTTCTGCTTGCAGTAATTTTGTCTCCCTACCATaccaattataatatttatgatccTGACAATTGTGTACTAACCTAGTTGATAGAAATCTCAGAACATAGAAATAGCGGTGCATGAAACCATCCCATTTACTTGGAGTTGTTGTGGAGCGGGCCATTTTTTGTCTGCCTATGATGTGGGATTGGGAACAATTAATCTGTCAATCAACTTTGGATGTGGCTACTGTAAGCTTTAAGGATCTGTAAATCCTTAGGCTGCTGGTATTGTTTTCAGTTGGTTTGTACTTACCATGAATGAACTGGACACATTGGGCAGGCTTTTGATGAAGCTATCTCCGAGCTGGACACATTGGGTGAGGAATCATACAAGGATAGCACATTGATCATGCAACTTCTACGAGACAATCTGACATTGTGGACTTCAGATATCACGGTTTctgtctctctcactctctgtttcctcccccccccccccccctcttcccCCGCGCGTGTTATGTGTTCTCGTGCACAAGCTTGCATGCAACCACTTGAGTCCTGGAAGGCCTATGTCGTGCTTTCAAGTTTCATTGTTCCCTCATTTAACTCAAATTACTTGGTTTTTGTCTGACTAGTTAGTAACTGCCCTTCATGAGTTATTGTCACTTGGTGTGGGCATTGCCATGCCGTACTAATGTGCAGTAGACCAGGAATATTGGGATTGCTGGCCTGATTGATGATATGAATTGAATTTTGAGTACTTCCAATTATACTTTGCACTAATTTCTTGTGCCATGGAATTTGACAAGCATTTGTTTAACTGAAAATCTCACTTCTAAACATTATTTAGCTTTATGTCTTCTTACTTTCTTAGCCCTTTAGGCCTTCAGGGGAGGCCTCATTCCATTAAAGAGTCTTGGAATTTACTCAATGTTGGTCTAGTGTGAAGTCTTGATGGTATTCTGACTTAAGTTGAAGCCAGCCAACAGAATGCCCAGTTTTTAGAGAAAATCAAAGTGGCAGGGATTTCAGAATTTCCATAGTAAGCCTTGAGATACTTGCACTTGTCAGCTCTCCAATTTTGAGACCTTATTCGTGATTGCTCAACTTTTTGAAGTCATTGTGTTTCAAAACTCTTCAAGATTCATCACTGTTTCACGGTTGCAGAGTTCAAAAATAGGAATCATCAGTCCGCCAATAGCTGCCTATCTGCATGCTTTTATGTGGAGTTCCCTTTCGTCTCTTTGATATCTTTTCATCGTGGTAATGGCTCTTCTTAGCTGAtacattctcttcttcttctggttTCAGGATGAAGGTGCGGATGAGATCAAGGAAGCTTCAAAACCCGAGTCCGGAGAGACACAGCAGTGATAAAGTTTGCAGGGGATGTACTCTGCACCTTTCCGTTGTGACCTTGATATAGTTGCATTTGGTGGTCTTAGAAAACCTTTTTAAATTTGAAGATCGTGCCACTATGCTTGGCTTGTACTTGTTCTTATAGGTTTATAAGCTTGTTTCTTTTGATTGAATATGGATTTGATCCATGATGGCTCCATCATGTGGGATATATTTCCAGTGACATCTATTCTTCTTGGTTACCTCAACAGGCAGATCTGTTGCTGTTGCTCTCTTCTGTTATTGTACCGTTGAGAAGCCATAGACAATCACAAGATATTATGCAGTGTAGTTTGTTGTGTGAAATGATTTTTTAGGGATTAATTGAAAACTAGTTGATTCAATAGGCTCTTCATTATATTAACCTTACTGCTACTGAATTGTTCGTGATCCCATCagattttaaatttagataTTCGAATTTAAATTTGTTCAGTGTTTTTGTGCAGTGCAAGAGTTTTCTTTTAATGGGAGTTATGGTTGCAGGAGAATTTTTCatccattttttcattttattttaaattataagttttaaaaaatattcattataaTGACAACATAAAGTTGTTGTTGCTCACAATCtaataatatgttattttatatttgttactCGGATACATGCAATTAAGGaagataaagtttattttgaattaataatatattattagattttaatatatatcaagttaagatagaaaaatagaaacaaaaaataataaaatttcccATTTTTGTCTCATGACTTTAACgtggaataaaaattaaaatttgtatattttctaaaatcttaaaaaatataaataacctaGCTCTTGGTGGGCCTAGTCTTATTGGGCTTTTAGGCCCAGAAAAGCACAGTCGAATAAGGAGCACCAAACCCTACCTTCTCATTTCCTTATAAAAAACGAGATCTAGGGTTTTTAGCTCGTCTCACCGCCccgaggagagagagaggggggagtagagagagaaagatgccGGCAGGTCACGGGCTAAGGTCGAGGACGAGAGATTCTTTCTCTCGGCCGTTCAGGAAGAAGGGTACGATCCCACTGTCGACGTACCTGAGGACTTACCACATCGGAGATTACGTCGACGTCAAGGTTAATGGCGCTGTTCACAAGGGCATGCCCCACAAGTTCTACCACGGCCGCACTGGCCGCGTATGGAACATCACCAAGCGCTCCATCGGTGTCGAAGTTAATAAACAGGTACTCTGTTATATAATCTTTGATCTGcaagcatttttatttttttcctctgTATTCAAATGGTGGCATTATCATCTGCGTTGTCATTGTTTTGGTTTACTTATAGAATCAGAAGAGAAATCATCTGTTGAAACGGTAGCTGTATTTTCCCCTCAGTTTCCTATTTATCTACATATCCCAGTTAAATTCACAAGgcgtttttttatattttggataGTTTTGAGTTTGTGGATGAAAGAAGATAGCTTCTATACTTTTCAAGCTGTTATTGATGGACTCCATTACTTTGGAAGCCTGGGTGAAGAAATAGATAAGCTGATTTGGTTATTATACGTACTAATTCTTGGTGTTATTGTTTACTTGTTTGATGGCGGGTTATTATGGCCTGAGAAGGAAGTAAGTCGATGTATTTGGTCGTGATTTGTCCCGGTATTTATCTTTAAGAACACTTTTGGTAAACCTGGAAGTTCTTCCCCTCCAAATATTCAAGATTTGGTGAAAACTACGAGCCTGTGATTCGGCCTTACAcgattttgatatatttttcaCTTTCTGATGGGGTTTCACGTTTGTGTATTCAGTTGTAATTTGGAAGTAAAACAAGTTGGGTGGGCTAAATCATGAATGTAAAGGCTTTCTGGATAAAAAAGTACATGTAAGTCTGTTATGTTGATTTTTACTGTTGGAAATGGATGTCAttgtagaatatatatatttttccccCCGTTTGGGGGTGAGGGTGCGGATTGGATTTCTTTTTGTTAAGGAGGAGTAGCCAATAGCCATTGCATCAGAGATCCTGGACACAGATGGACGCTTGCGATTATTGTTGTTTCACTGTGTTGATAAAGATAACTAAATGCGAGGCATATGCCTTAATGCAGGTGGGCAATAGAATAATTAGGAAGAGGATTCATCTGCGTGTGGAGCATGTTCACCCTTCGAGGTGCACTGAGGAGTTCAAACTGCGGATAAAGAAGAATGATGAACTGAAGGCACAGGCCAAGGCAAGAGGAGAGACTATCAGCACCAAGAGGCGGCCAGAAGGCCCTAAACCAGGTTTTATGGTGGAAGGCGCAATGCTGGAGACTTTTACACCTATTCCATATGATGTGGTCAACGATCTGAAGGGTGGCTACTAGGTTTCCTGCTTTTCGGATTGATCTTGTTTGGTAGTGCTTGTGGAGAAgtaaacaattaaatttttatttctggTTTCCCTTCTAATTGTCAGGATTTGTGGTATACAGTATTACGAGGCACTggttttattcaaattttgcaAGTGGAAATGATGATTTCTGTGAACTTTCTATTATAATTTCAAGTATTTGGAATCTTTTCATGCTTCGTTCCTTTTGCGGATGGCGCCTGGCTTTTTTTTAGCACAATACCCGTTTCCCTTAATAATCGTCTTCAATTTGGTCACCCAAGTGGAATATAGGGGTAACATGGTGACTACTACTACACTCCAATTGTGTGGTCATTTTTCTCATTAAAAAGTTTGGCGCCCATCTTCCTTATCGATTGCTTTGGAATAAGTTCATCTGAAGCCTTAATTGACTTTTTACAGTGTCTGCTTTTTAGATGCCATTATAGGAAACTAAGGCAATCATCCATGGTTCTTGTGGACCTTGGGTATAAACAAATTGTGACATGTTACCCAATTTTATGGTAATGAGTTgtgatgatattgtgtgatacGCACAATGTTGACTGGCATGGAGCAAGGGTCCTGAAACTGAGAGTGTTTCAATTGAATGCTGGTAGCAGTATTTTTTTGTGACCCTTGTGGAACTCAAAAGTATCTGATTTTTGTCCATGAGGTGTCTGTTATTGCATCTTGGTGTGTCTGATCTATGGTATGAGATAACTGAATTTTGAAGATTTCATTTAAGTTACATTTGATTGCAAGTATAGAATttgtatgaaaataaaatattttttaagtaattaaattgtttataattaaatttttaaaaaatattaattaaaggtATTTAATTgacctaattttttatttataaattattttacttttttaatttttgatatttgattgtcattatttttcatataaataattagtacaattaattaataattaaatacatcaattaataattaattacataaaataatcaaatatatgtatattcaaaaataaataaataaatatacatacataaaatatttaaaaaataaatcaaatatatataaaaaatatatacatacacctAGCCATTCCAAGTCGTCACCCAACCACAGCCGCCGTCGTCGTCGTTCAACCACTCCTATTGTCGCCACCATTGCCATTCTCTAGTTGCCGCTCACACCTTTGTTATTATCCATAGTCGCTGCTGTAAGTCGACGCCATTACAATTCTTCGGTCGCCACCCATGCTTTAAGTGTCGTCAATGGTCGCCACTGCAAATCTCCATTGATAGGCGGTGGCGGAAGAGGAATATCAATTGTTGATGGGTgagttttttcattttcatgaaaaataaaattcaacctCCCTAGTGAGAAAATCAATTCTATaggaaaataatattatgtgaccacaactttaaaatatattttttataaaaaaattggccaaTCAAACAtctctaaaactaaaatttaggtgaaaatttatgatttttcataaaaaataataccaaTCAAACATACATTTAGTTCTTTCACTCCCCATTTGTTATAATATACAAGATATATTTTAAGAACacattcaatttaaaatttcattgcAAGCTTCAAAACTTCATATTGAATAAGAACAATATATGATCAAAAGgagtttatttttatgaaagaaaataaaaaagccAAAAGATCaaacatattttaattgttgaattaccctttataagtttaaataaagaaaaagataaattactaaagccttcaaatatatatatatatatgggtaaattatatgaaatctaCTTACACTTAAGATCACAATTCACTTTCTTATGCTTTCgattatatcaaaaaaatcccttacattttcaaaatattgcaattaatcataatttattattatttttcataattttacacaataatttacatacaaaatatataattatatatatataattttaatatatcaaaaaaatataaaaatttacattaatcaaccaatagattactaaaaattatgtaaaataacaataaattgtgactgattgtaatattttgaaagtgtaaggaAGTTTTTTGATACAATCAAAAGCACGTAAGGGTAAATTGCACATGACTTTAAGTACATgaaatttcatataatttaccctatatatattgaaattaaaacaaatatccagaaaaatgattttaatttagAAAGATTGGGAGCCAATATTTACCCATACGTTTTATGGGCTAATGAATGATTTAGCCATCTAATCACGTTCAATTTCAATAACTacgaaatttattaattaattgttgccATTCCTAATTTCCGAATCCTATTcgcttcatttatttatttttttggggcgGGGGGGGGGTCGGGGGATTCGCATCAAGTTGCTCTCGTCCTTTCTGAACTGCACTCAACTCAACATCGTCTCTGAAGCGCCACTTCTCTGAGCTCCAATGGCTTCCAGAACCGCCGTTATTGCCTGGTTCGCCGTCCTCTCCTGTTTTCTCGGCGCAAACAAAGAGGCGCGCCCCTCTTTCTTGCTACTGCTACTGCTACTGGCTAATGGCTATTATCTTTCTCCTCTCTTTGTTCCAGGGGTTCGGGAGAAGACGGACAGCTGGGAATTGGCAACGACGAAGAGAAGGAATGGGTTTGCGCCATCAAATCTCTCCAGTCCGAGCAAGTTCGCTCCGTCGTCGCCGGCAGCCGGAACTCTCTCGCCATTTGCCAGGACGGCAAGGTCCTCTTTCTCCTCATCCCGcatctcctcctcttcttccagCAGGCCGGCTGCTGAGAGTTTGGGTTTTTATTTGTCTTCGCTGTTGTTTGGATGTCGATTGCCTTTTGCAGCTGTTTACGTGGGGCTGGAACCAAAGGGGAACGTTGGGGCACCCACCAGAGACCAAAACGGAGAACGTCCCTAGTCAGGTTAAGGCTCTTGCCAATGTCAAAATTGTTCAGGTAATCCCGATGCTTCGTCTTTGTGGGGTTTTCATGAGGTAGTTGCTGCTCTTGAAGTGGAGCTTACTGCTGCTTTGTGGGTTTCAGGCGGCTATTGGAGGGTGGCATTGTTTGGCCGTTGATGATCAGGGCCGAGCTTATGCTTGGGGTATATTAATGTTTCCTTTTATCTTTATGTCCCTTGGTTGCCAAGCACAATGAATACAatcccaagccttaatcccactaggcgGGGCTACATGAATTGTAGATCTCTgataatatatatctatctattgCTATATCTTTTGGAAGACCATTATATTCTATGTCGTGTCTAAGACTTTTTCACCAAGTCTTTTTTTGTTTCCTCCCTTTCTCTCATTCATTACAAATTTCCTCCATACTATCCACTTGCCTCACAAGTGTTTCTGtcaatcttcttctcacataaccaaactatcttaatcaTGATTGCCTCATCTTAGCTTAATAGGGTCACTTTAACCTTATAAAACTCATTTTTCAGCTTTAAAAGAATCTTATGATCACATAAAGTTAGATGCATTTCTCCACTTTAATCATCCCATCTTAATTCTATGAGTAGCATCCTCTgtaatttctccatctttttgatcaattgatc from Diospyros lotus cultivar Yz01 chromosome 6, ASM1463336v1, whole genome shotgun sequence encodes:
- the LOC127803399 gene encoding 60S ribosomal protein L21-1-like codes for the protein MPAGHGLRSRTRDSFSRPFRKKGTIPLSTYLRTYHIGDYVDVKVNGAVHKGMPHKFYHGRTGRVWNITKRSIGVEVNKQVGNRIIRKRIHLRVEHVHPSRCTEEFKLRIKKNDELKAQAKARGETISTKRRPEGPKPGFMVEGAMLETFTPIPYDVVNDLKGGY